One window of Anaeromyxobacter diazotrophicus genomic DNA carries:
- a CDS encoding metallophosphoesterase — translation MRTARALAAAVALWSASPAGAAPADPVPPSRAWVKISAAELAAGYDTLWAVSDVHGRLKELGALLVASRLAIRRGPTVAWNAQRGRMLLVVAGDLVDGGPDSVGVVLLLERLQREAADAGSRVVALMGNHEAKLLAHPRSATPELMASAALHRAELGLPQRFAPRALQATPFGEYLRALPIAAFVGSWLFAHAGYIDDDDGPGARAALAHLDETIHRRDRDAFAELLDPRSILEYHGWWRSKRRLARMRRQLRELGLNGVVFGHDPDALGAAGAIAMNRDAWLIKLDTGLKLRATRGMLLRCDVRDILSEDGLAMARGGAPACRAETPDGATRALELR, via the coding sequence ATGAGGACCGCGCGCGCCCTCGCAGCCGCCGTCGCGCTCTGGTCGGCGAGCCCGGCGGGCGCGGCGCCGGCGGATCCCGTGCCGCCCTCGCGCGCCTGGGTGAAGATCTCGGCGGCCGAGCTCGCCGCCGGGTACGACACCCTGTGGGCGGTGAGCGACGTCCACGGCCGGCTGAAGGAGCTCGGGGCCCTGCTCGTGGCGTCGCGCCTCGCGATCCGCCGAGGGCCGACGGTCGCCTGGAACGCCCAGCGCGGCCGCATGCTCCTGGTCGTGGCGGGGGATCTCGTCGACGGCGGACCGGACAGCGTCGGGGTCGTGCTCCTGCTCGAGCGGTTGCAGCGCGAGGCGGCGGACGCGGGCAGCCGCGTCGTCGCGCTCATGGGCAATCACGAGGCCAAGCTCCTCGCGCATCCGCGGTCGGCGACGCCGGAGCTCATGGCGAGCGCCGCGCTCCACCGCGCGGAGCTCGGGCTCCCGCAGCGGTTCGCGCCGCGGGCCCTCCAGGCGACGCCGTTCGGCGAGTACCTGCGAGCCCTGCCCATCGCTGCGTTCGTCGGCAGCTGGCTCTTCGCCCACGCGGGCTACATCGACGACGACGACGGGCCGGGCGCGCGCGCGGCGCTCGCCCACCTGGACGAGACGATCCACAGGCGGGATCGCGACGCCTTCGCGGAGCTCCTCGACCCCCGATCGATCCTCGAGTACCACGGCTGGTGGCGAAGCAAGCGGCGCCTCGCGCGGATGAGGCGTCAGCTGCGCGAGCTCGGGCTCAACGGCGTCGTCTTCGGCCACGATCCCGACGCGCTCGGCGCGGCGGGGGCGATCGCGATGAACCGCGACGCGTGGCTCATCAAGCTCGACACCGGGCTCAAGCTGAGGGCGACACGGGGGATGCTCCTCCGCTGCGACGTGCGCGACATCCTGAGCGAGGACGGCCTCGCGATGGCGCGCGGCGGCGCGCCCGCCTGCCGCGCCGAGACCCCGGACGGCGCCACGCGAGCCCTCGAGCTGCGCTAG
- the ppnP gene encoding pyrimidine/purine nucleoside phosphorylase, which produces MLAHKTYFEGKVQSVGFERNGRRATVGVVDAGEFHFGTEAAERMTVVSGELWAKLPGESAWRAFPAGTTFEVPAKSGFDVKASVPAAYLCEFL; this is translated from the coding sequence ATGCTCGCGCACAAGACGTACTTCGAGGGGAAGGTCCAGAGCGTCGGCTTCGAGCGGAACGGGCGCCGCGCGACCGTAGGCGTCGTCGACGCCGGGGAGTTCCACTTCGGCACGGAGGCGGCGGAGCGGATGACGGTCGTCTCGGGCGAGCTCTGGGCGAAGCTGCCCGGGGAGAGCGCCTGGCGCGCGTTCCCGGCCGGCACGACGTTCGAGGTCCCCGCGAAGAGCGGGTTCGACGTGAAGGCCTCGGTGCCCGCCGCTTACCTCTGCGAGTTCCTGTAG
- a CDS encoding phosphatase PAP2 family protein, translated as MTKRTTHNRQENRPAKTRTPLALVLSLVLLSPAIPRADELSVDLRATGAVTGSATALFIGLELAGSTLTPATCRWCDPPGFDRNARLHLRWGDPSRAATLSDVLLVGIPSSLIAVDYFVLADRDARRFGEDVLVGLEAIAVTAVATDGIKYGVARRRPNAWASGVRKSFGDDNSYLSGHASGTFAAAAAFGTVAMLRDYPGWPLIYAVGLTGAATVSYLRVAADRHWLTDVLSGAALGAGIGLGVPLLLHRKAHEPDGRSATIIVTPVPLGVAGTF; from the coding sequence GTGACGAAACGCACCACCCACAACCGCCAGGAGAACCGCCCTGCGAAGACGCGGACGCCGCTCGCGCTCGTGCTCTCGCTCGTGCTCCTGTCCCCGGCGATCCCTCGCGCCGACGAGCTCTCCGTAGACCTCCGGGCGACGGGGGCCGTGACCGGCAGCGCCACGGCCCTCTTCATCGGGCTCGAGCTGGCCGGAAGCACGCTGACCCCAGCGACCTGCCGCTGGTGCGATCCACCCGGCTTCGATCGGAATGCCAGGCTCCACCTTCGCTGGGGCGACCCGTCGCGCGCGGCCACCCTCTCGGACGTGCTGCTCGTCGGCATCCCCTCGTCGCTCATCGCGGTGGACTACTTCGTCCTGGCGGATCGCGACGCCCGCCGCTTCGGCGAGGACGTGCTGGTCGGCCTCGAGGCCATCGCGGTGACCGCCGTCGCCACGGATGGGATCAAGTACGGGGTGGCCCGGCGACGTCCGAATGCGTGGGCGTCCGGCGTCCGGAAGTCCTTCGGGGACGACAACTCGTACCTGTCAGGCCACGCCTCCGGCACCTTCGCGGCCGCCGCGGCGTTCGGGACGGTGGCGATGCTGCGCGACTATCCGGGCTGGCCGCTCATCTACGCCGTGGGTCTCACCGGCGCGGCTACCGTCTCCTACCTGCGCGTGGCCGCCGACCGTCACTGGCTCACCGACGTCCTCAGTGGCGCTGCGCTGGGGGCCGGCATCGGCCTGGGCGTCCCCCTCCTCCTCCACCGCAAGGCGCACGAGCCGGACGGGCGCTCCGCGACGATCATCGTGACGCCGGTTCCCCTGGGGGTGGCGGGCACGTTCTGA
- a CDS encoding O-acetyl-ADP-ribose deacetylase, giving the protein MATYARARIETWLGDITQLEVDAIVNAANASLLGGGGVDGAIHEAAGPGLLDECRGLGGARPGEAKATGGYALPARYVIHTVGPVWHGGHQGEDEVLARCYRESLRVASGLRLRSIAFPAISTGAFRFPLERATGIALTEAQRGLAAHPDLQRIVFCCFGRTDLDVYDAVARSLFGE; this is encoded by the coding sequence ATGGCGACCTACGCCCGCGCACGGATCGAGACCTGGCTCGGCGACATCACGCAGCTCGAGGTGGACGCCATCGTGAACGCGGCCAACGCCAGCCTGCTGGGCGGGGGCGGCGTGGACGGCGCGATCCACGAGGCCGCAGGCCCGGGGTTGCTCGACGAGTGTCGTGGGCTGGGCGGTGCGCGCCCTGGCGAAGCGAAAGCGACCGGCGGATACGCGCTGCCGGCTCGGTACGTCATCCACACGGTAGGTCCCGTGTGGCACGGAGGCCACCAGGGGGAGGACGAGGTGCTGGCGCGCTGCTACCGCGAGAGCCTCAGGGTCGCATCGGGGCTGCGCCTCCGCTCGATCGCTTTCCCTGCCATCTCCACCGGAGCCTTTCGGTTCCCGCTCGAGCGAGCCACCGGCATCGCACTGACCGAGGCGCAGCGTGGGCTGGCGGCGCACCCGGATCTCCAGCGGATCGTCTTCTGCTGCTTCGGGCGCACCGATCTCGACGTGTACGATGCGGTCGCGCGGTCGCTCTTCGGGGAGTAG
- a CDS encoding DUF2779 domain-containing protein, producing the protein MPARRKALLRIAGRLVDLLPIVRDHVYHPKFGGSFSMKAVAPALVPGLSYDGLAIGEGGTASAVLEGLLLGGPKAASGAELARLREQLLAYCAQDTLAMVEVVDGLRRLA; encoded by the coding sequence GTGCCGGCGCGGCGGAAGGCGCTCCTGCGCATCGCGGGGCGCCTCGTCGATCTCCTGCCCATCGTCCGCGACCACGTCTACCACCCGAAGTTTGGTGGCAGCTTCAGCATGAAGGCCGTCGCTCCTGCGCTCGTGCCGGGCCTCAGCTACGACGGGCTCGCCATCGGCGAAGGCGGCACCGCCTCGGCGGTGCTCGAAGGCCTGCTGCTCGGCGGGCCGAAGGCCGCCTCGGGCGCGGAGCTGGCGCGGCTGCGGGAGCAGCTCCTGGCCTACTGCGCCCAGGACACGCTCGCCATGGTCGAGGTGGTGGACGGGCTGCGGCGGCTCGCGTGA
- a CDS encoding ATP-dependent nuclease encodes MACIRGGWPGAHRAPGRSCTSRAHSNLRRKTPHDHVLAVEGAVRLSRVRIRNFRSLWSDGSEYAVDVALADAGNYFAGPNNAGKSNVFRALELALATDPPRFDEAKDRPDHEVGSNCSIVLDFDMGQEALSSGDLVGTLARMAHVYERAVGAGPTFAEEGRLVHHVQFSAAGARAEKILAKGAGAKAKRGDKLDQLLAQFHRVVQFVDVRSGESLESMMKRGFREILGSVLKEKFASALAKAEVKQKEFRAELSDGVLKPLAEDIRERVARYIPDLKAVELVPAVGTVDEAIVGSSYELTDAAKTALEQKGTGVRGAVLLTLMSLIAEASRRAVVFAIEEPESFLHPGRHRALGRALEQFTKRPDVTLLVTTHSPFIFAADAKSRVFSVSKTDAGQTRIQAGSPDQLADRARRLLMESPLPSLLDLAGSIPADSQALVVEGESDRAYVELAARKLGKPLHGISVVACAGASDAALKALLLGDLIGRERVFALLDADEAGKSAKAILVEKLKTAKFQGGQVLLYSETVGEDGVPVEAEDLFPESLVQGFLKVNPQWMVEYQRGKRRAHIGLSKEGKAPFCAWLESNVTVEQLGRWNELIEELVARAAVAREKRKAAAAEELPGGRAPDRSGRGS; translated from the coding sequence ATGGCGTGCATCCGTGGCGGGTGGCCCGGCGCCCACCGGGCGCCGGGCCGTTCTTGCACGTCTCGCGCCCATTCCAACCTTCGAAGGAAGACCCCCCATGATCACGTACTGGCAGTCGAGGGTGCCGTGAGATTGAGCCGTGTCCGGATCCGCAACTTCAGGTCCCTCTGGAGCGACGGCAGCGAGTACGCCGTCGATGTCGCCCTCGCGGACGCGGGCAACTACTTCGCCGGACCGAACAACGCCGGGAAGTCCAACGTGTTCCGGGCCCTCGAGCTCGCCCTCGCGACGGATCCCCCTCGGTTCGACGAGGCGAAGGACCGGCCTGACCACGAGGTCGGGTCGAATTGCAGCATCGTCCTCGACTTCGACATGGGCCAGGAGGCCCTGTCGAGCGGCGACCTCGTGGGCACGCTCGCGCGGATGGCGCACGTCTACGAGCGGGCGGTCGGCGCCGGGCCGACGTTCGCCGAGGAGGGCCGGCTCGTCCACCACGTTCAGTTCAGCGCCGCGGGCGCTCGCGCCGAGAAGATCCTGGCGAAGGGCGCGGGAGCCAAGGCGAAGCGCGGCGACAAGCTCGACCAGCTGCTCGCCCAGTTTCATCGAGTCGTCCAGTTCGTGGACGTCAGAAGCGGGGAGAGCCTCGAGAGCATGATGAAGCGGGGCTTCCGGGAGATCCTGGGCAGCGTGCTCAAGGAGAAGTTCGCCTCGGCGCTCGCGAAGGCCGAGGTGAAGCAGAAGGAGTTCCGGGCCGAGCTCTCCGACGGAGTCCTGAAGCCGCTCGCGGAGGACATCAGGGAGAGGGTCGCGCGCTACATCCCCGATCTGAAGGCCGTCGAGCTCGTCCCGGCCGTCGGCACGGTGGACGAGGCAATCGTCGGGTCGAGCTACGAGTTGACCGACGCCGCGAAGACCGCGCTCGAGCAAAAGGGCACCGGCGTCCGAGGCGCGGTCCTGCTCACGCTCATGTCCCTCATTGCCGAGGCCTCGAGGCGAGCTGTCGTCTTCGCGATCGAGGAGCCGGAGAGCTTCCTGCACCCCGGCAGGCACCGGGCGCTCGGTCGGGCGCTGGAACAGTTCACGAAGCGCCCTGACGTCACGCTCCTGGTGACGACGCACTCGCCCTTCATCTTCGCGGCCGATGCGAAGTCACGCGTGTTCTCGGTCAGCAAGACCGACGCTGGGCAGACTCGGATCCAGGCCGGTTCTCCGGACCAGCTCGCCGACCGAGCCCGGCGCCTCCTCATGGAGTCGCCACTGCCGAGCCTGCTCGATCTCGCCGGGTCGATCCCCGCCGATTCCCAGGCCCTGGTCGTCGAAGGCGAATCCGACAGGGCCTACGTCGAGCTCGCAGCGCGGAAGCTGGGCAAGCCGCTCCATGGCATCTCCGTCGTCGCGTGCGCGGGAGCGAGCGACGCGGCGCTCAAGGCGTTGTTGCTCGGGGATCTCATCGGCCGTGAGCGAGTGTTCGCGCTGCTCGACGCGGACGAGGCAGGCAAGAGCGCCAAGGCGATCCTGGTCGAGAAGCTCAAGACGGCAAAGTTCCAGGGGGGCCAGGTGCTTCTGTATTCGGAGACCGTCGGTGAAGACGGCGTCCCGGTCGAGGCGGAGGACCTGTTCCCGGAATCCTTGGTGCAGGGGTTCCTGAAGGTGAACCCTCAATGGATGGTCGAGTACCAGCGCGGCAAGAGGCGCGCCCACATCGGGCTCTCGAAGGAGGGGAAGGCGCCGTTCTGCGCGTGGCTCGAGTCGAACGTCACCGTCGAGCAGCTGGGCCGGTGGAACGAGCTGATCGAGGAGCTGGTCGCGAGGGCCGCGGTCGCGCGCGAGAAGCGCAAGGCGGCCGCAGCGGAGGAGCTGCCGGGCGGAAGGGCACCGGATCGAAGCGGTCGTGGGTCATGA